In the Lepidochelys kempii isolate rLepKem1 chromosome 3, rLepKem1.hap2, whole genome shotgun sequence genome, one interval contains:
- the LOC140908178 gene encoding uncharacterized protein, giving the protein MKDRGHNRDPKQCRVKLKELRQAYQKTREANSRSGSEPQTCRFYDELHAILGGSATTTPAVLFDSFNGDGGNTEAGFGDEEDDDEEEVVDSSQQASGETGFPDSQELFLTLDLEPVPPEPTQGCLLDPAGGEGTSAACVSMITGSSPSQRLVKLRKKKKRTRDEMFSELMLSSHTDRAQTNAWRQIMSECRKAQNDREERWRAEESKWRAEESKWRAEDRAEAQMWRQHDERRQDSMLRLLQDQTRMLQCMVELQQRQLEHRLPLLPLCNQPPSSPSSIASTPRRPRTRWGGLRPTSHSTTEDCPKKRRLSFNKF; this is encoded by the exons atgaaggacagaggccataacagggacccgaagcagtgccgcgtgaaactgaaggagctgaggcaagcctaccagaaaaccagagaggcgaacagccgctctgggtcagagccccaaacatgccgcttctatgatgagctgcatgccattttagggggttcagccaccactaccccagccgtgttgtttgactccttcaatggagatggaggcaatacggaagcaggttttggggacgaagaagatgatgatgaggaggaggttgtagatagctcacagcaagcaagcggagaaaccggttttcccgacagccaggaactgtttctcaccctagacctggagccagtaccccccgaacccacccaaggctgcctcctggacccagcaggcggagaagggacctctg ctgcatgtgtttcaatgatcacaggatcttctccttcccagaggctagtgaagcttagaaagaaaaaaaaacgcactcgagatgaaatgttctccgagctcatgctgtcctcccacactgacagagcacagacgaatgcgtggaggcaaataatgtcagagtgcaggaaagcacaaaatgaccgggaggagaggtggagggctgaagagagtaagtggcgggctgaagagagtaagtggcgggctgaagacagggctgaagctcaaatgtggcggcagcatgatgagaggaggcaggattcaatgctgaggctgctgcaggaccaaaccagaatgctccagtgtatggttgagctgcagcaaaggcagctggagcacagactgccactgctgcccctctgtaaccaaccgccctcctccccaagttccatagcctccacacccagacgcccaagaacgcggtgggggggcctccggccaaccagccactccaccacagaggattgcccaaaaaaaagaaggctgtcattcaataaattttaa